A part of Miscanthus floridulus cultivar M001 chromosome 6, ASM1932011v1, whole genome shotgun sequence genomic DNA contains:
- the LOC136458343 gene encoding peroxidase 72-like, with translation MKKGAMMALLVPLVVALLFSFSSSLAMASGGGPVQPGKLDPHFYDESCPHAQHIVASIVGKAHYQDPRMAASLLRLHFHDCFVKGCDASLLLDSSGSIVSEKRSNPNKDSARGFEVIDEIKAALEAACPGTVSCADILALAARDSTVMTGGPGWIVPLGRRDSRGASVQGSNNDIPAPNNTLPTIITKFKLQGLDIVDLVALLGSHTIGDSRCTSFRQRLYNQTGNGLPDFTLDASYAATLRPRCPRSGGDQNLFFLDPVTPFKFDNQYYKNILAYHGLLSSDEVLLTGGPATADLVKLYAANQDIFFQHFAQSMVKMGNISPLTGANGEIRKNCRRVNHS, from the exons ATGAAGAAGGGCGCAATGATGGCCTTGTTGGTCCCTCTGGTTGTTGCGCTCCTCTTCTCCTTTTCGTCGTCGTTGGCAATGGCATCCGGCGGCGGCCCTGTGCAGCCGGGGAAGCTGGACCCGCACTTCTACGACGAGTCGTGCCCTCACGCGCAGCACATCGTGGCGTCCATCGTGGGGAAGGCGCACTACCAGGACCCGCGCATGGCCGCCTCCCTCCTCCGCCTCcacttccacgactgcttcgtcaag GGCTGCGACGCGTCGCTGCTGCTGGACAGCAGCGGGTCCATCGTGAGCGAGAAGCGGTCCAACCCCAACAAGGACTCCGCCAGGGGCTTCgaggtcatcgacgagatcaaGGCCGCTCTCGAGGCTGCCTGCCCGGGCACCGTCTCCTGCGCCGACATCCTCGCGCTTGCTGCCCGCGACTCCACCGTCATG ACCGGCGGCCCTGGTTGGATCGTGCCGCTGGGGCGGAGGGACTCCCGTGGCGCCAGCGTGCAGGGCTCCAACAACGACATCCCGGCTCCCAACAACACTCTGCCCACCATCATCACCAAGTTCAAGCTCCAGGGCCTCGACATCGTCGACCTCGTCGCACTCCTCG GTAGCCACACCATCGGCGACTCCCGGTGTACCAGCTTCCGGCAGCGCCTGTACAACCAGACGGGCAACGGCCTCCCAGACTTCACCCTAGACGCGTCCTACGCGGCGACGCTACGCCCGCGCTGCCCGCGCTCCGGGGGTGACCAGAACCTCTTCTTCCTCGACCCCGTCACGCCCTTCAAGTTCGACAACCAGTACTACAAGAACATCCTCGCCTACCACGGCCTCCTCAGCTCCGACGAGGTGCTCCTCACCGGCGGCCCCGCCACTGCCGACCTTGTCAAGCTCTATGCTGCCAACCAGGATATCTTCTTCCAGCACTTCGCGCAGTCCATGGTCAAGATGGGCAACATCTCGCCGCTCACCGGGGCCAATGGTGAGATCAGGAAGAACTGCAGGAGGGTCAACCACAGCTGA